In Gouania willdenowi chromosome 24, fGouWil2.1, whole genome shotgun sequence, a single window of DNA contains:
- the LOC114457958 gene encoding protein BTG3-like, with amino-acid sequence MKSEIAVVVSFLKRLVKLKNKVEVEKMDLFAERLTVALQEKFEGHWVPEKPSKGQAYRCIRVNVFHKYDPELLRACRESGVHYGDLGLPWEITLWVDPGEVCGRYGEQNFEFSIATFSTDKNEMTLFYHSGSSDEGRTHSSPLTVPNRKCQALNPAAPAWEP; translated from the exons ATGAAGAGCGAGATTGCAGTGGTGGTTTCCTTCCTGAAAAGGCTggtgaaattaaagaataaggtggaggtggagaaaatggatttgtttgctgaGAGGCTAACAGTGGCGCTGCAGGAGAAGTTTGAGGGTCACTGGGTCCCTGAAAAGCCCAGCAAAGGCCAGGCGTACAG gtgcATCAGAGTGAACGTGTTCCACAAATATGACCCAGAGCTGCTGCGTGCCTGCAGGGAAAGTGGGGTTCACTACGGTGACCTGGGGCTGCCCTGGGAAATCACTCTGTGGGTGGATCCAGGAGAGGTTTGTGGCAG GTACGGAGAACAAAATTTTGAGTTCTCAATTGCCACATTTTCCACTGATAAGAATGAGATGACATTGTTCTATCACTCGGGTTCATCTGATGAGGGGAGAACACATTCCTCCCCCCTCACCGTCCCCAACAGGAAGTGCCAG GCGTTAAATCCAGCTGCTCCAGCTTGGGAACCCTAA